The following coding sequences lie in one Phaeodactylum tricornutum CCAP 1055/1 chromosome 12, whole genome shotgun sequence genomic window:
- a CDS encoding predicted protein gives MTQIIDDNPQAGSGRPLPKKEADLFRGVVKHYEMKQYKKAIKQADAVLKKFPKHGETLAMKGLTLNYMSKREEAHALVKEALAHDMRSHVCWHVYGLLYRSDRKYNEAIKAYKQALRIDMENLQILRDLSMLQIQMRDLDGFAASRNTLLSLKPNAKINWMAFAMARHMTGDLEGAVKVIDIYLGTLSEGSAELGRCYESSELALYRNSILAEIPNNYKAALDHLVVCENIVLDRGAWLMRRAEYQLKLHDFSGARNTVLDMFERGMTEDHRIHSLYMCALLELTDDSICDEALRLSGTLYETQLLPRFPTSHAVQRIPMAILEGDDLRHVLDQRCRKELSKGVPSLCSELQSFLLLEVNGRYTRPTDPVDIKAHPVYRMIVKMIDGYAECLATTSKFSSNDEYDEPPSTLLWTWFLRAGLHEIAGEYSDGITLSEKCLEHTPTAVDVYELKARLLKSGGDIKAAVECLDKGRELDRQDRYINNQTTKYMLQAGMEEEALKRISLFTRDEGQPEKQLFDMQCSWYELELAACLAQKKEWGRSLKKYSAVVKHFDDINEDQFDFHAYCLRKVTLRSYVSVLRFEDRVYGEDYYCAAASGIVRIYLNLFDNPLEDDTAEPDYTKMSAAERKKAKAVARKKKKTAEKKEADKIEAENNSKNAKGGSTQLIDEDPFGKEFLNKDVLDEARKFSATLARYAPKRLESWILQYDVAIRRKKVLMALQALYKARAIDPDSSELFTRIVDF, from the exons ATGACGCAAATTATCGACGATAATCCACAGGCGGGGTCCGGTCGTCCGCTGCCCAAAAAGGAGGCTGATCTTTTCAGGGGTGTCGTCAAACACTACGAAATGAAACAGTACAAAAAGGCGATTAAGCAAGCCGATGCCGTACTTAAGAAGTTCCCCAAACATGGAGAAACCCTAGCTATGAAGGGACTGACGCTGAACTATATGTCGAAACGTGAAGAAGCCCATGCTCTAGTCAAAGAGGCGTTGGCGCATGATATGCG ATCACACGTGTGCTGGCACGTTTATGGTTTGCTGTATCGTTCCGATCGGAAATACAACGAAGCGATCAAAGCTTATAAGCAGGCTTTACGGATCGACATGGAAAACTTACAGATCCTCAGGGATTTGTCCATGCTACAGATCCAAATGCGTGACTTGGACGGCTTCGCCGCCTCCCGCAACACGCTTTTGAGTCTCAAACCCAACGCAAAGATCAACTGGATGGCCTTCGCTATGGCTCGTCACATGACTGGAGACTTGGAAGGGGCAGTCAAGGTGATTGATATTTATCTCGGCACTTTGTCCGAAGGATCTGCGGAGCTTGGGCGGTGTTATGAGTCTAGCGAACTTGCTCTGTACCGAAATAGTATTTTGGCCGAAATTCCAAACAATTACAAGGCGGCATTGGACCACTTAGTAGTGTGCGAGAATATCGTTTTGGATCGCGGTGCCTGGTTGATGCGACGGGCCGAGTACCAGCTCAAGCTCCATGACTTTTCTGGAGCACGAAATACGGTGTTGGATATGTTCGAACGCGGTATGACGGAAGACCATCGGATCCATTCTCTCTATATGTGTGCACTACTTGAGCTGACCGACGACAGCATCTGCGACGAAGCGCTGCGACTTTCGGGAACTC TATATGAAACACAACTATTGCCGAGATTTCCTACATCCCATGCTGTGCAAAGAATACCCATGGCAATCCTAGAAGGCGATGATCTCCGGCACGTTTTGGATCAGCGTTGCAGAAAGGAACTATCGAAGGGTGTACCTTCACTATGTTCAGAGCTACAGTCGTTCTTACTTCTCGAAGTGAACGGGCGCTACACCAGACCAACTGATCCGGTGGATATCAAAGCGCATCCAGTTTATAGGATGATTGTGAAAATGATTGATGGGTATGCTGAATGTCTCGCTACGACTTCAAAGTTTTCTTCCAACGATGAATACGACGAACCGCCATCAACCCTGCTGTGGACTTGGTTCCTGCGGGCTGGACTTCACGAAATCGCTGGGGAGTACTCAGACGGCATAACTCTTTCGGAAAAATGCTTGGAGCACACACCGACGGCTGTTGATGTTTACGAGTTGAAAGCGCGACTTCTAAAAAGTGGAGGTGATATCAAGGCGGCTGTAGAATGCCTAGACAAGGGACGGGAATTGGACCGTCAAGATCGTTACATCAACAACCAGACAACCAAGTACATGTTGCAAGCAGGCATGGAAGAGGAGGCATTGAAACGAATTTCTTTGTTCACGCGAGACGAAGGTCAACCAGAAAAGCAGCTGTTTGACATGCAATGCTCGTGGTATGAGCTTGAGCTAGCAGCTTGTCTTGCGCAAAAGAAGGAATGGGGTCGAAGCTTGAAGAAATACA GCGCTGTCGTTAAGCACTTTGACGATATCAACGAGGACCAGTTTGATTTTCACGCGTATTGCTTACGGAAAGTTACCTTGCGCTCATACGTGAGTGTTTTGCGCTTCGAAGACCGAGTGTACGGCGAGGACTATTACTGTGCAGCAGCTTCCGGGATCGTTCGAATTTACCTGAACCTGTTTGATAACCCTTTGGAGGACGATACGGCTGAACCTGACTATACAAAAATGTCCGCCGCCGAGCGCAAGAAGGCAAAAGCTGTTgctcgaaagaagaagaaaaccgccgagaagaaagaagcagACAAAATCGAGGCTGAGAACAACAGTAAGAATGCAAAAGGCGGTTCAACACAATTAATAGATGAGGATCCGTTCGGCAAGGAATTTTTGAACAAGGATGTGCTTGACGAGGCAAGGAAGTTCTCCGCTACACTAGCACGCTACGCTCCCAAGCGACTGGAAAGCTGGATTTTACAATACGACGTGGCGATTCGAAGGAAAAAGGTTCTGATGGCTCTGCAAGCTCTCTACAAAGCGCGGGCTATTGATCCCGACAGTAGCGAGCTCTTCACCAGGATTGTAGATTTC